The uncultured Desulfuromonas sp. genome contains the following window.
GGAGGAACGTTTTGAGTTTCTGGAAAAGCAGCGCGATGATGTTCATGCCTCCATTGACGATCTGCAGACGGCCATCAGCCGCATTAATCGCACCACGCGCAAGCGTTTTAAAGAGGCGTTTGAACAGGTTAATGAACAATTCAAGCAGGTGTTTCCTCGCCTGTTTGTCGGTGGCGAGGCCGAGCTGCGTTTGACGGATGAAAGCGATTTGCTCGAAAGTGGCATTGACATCATTGCTCAGCCGCCTGGGAAAAAACTGCAGAATGTCGGCTTGCTTTCCGGTGGTGAAAAAGCGTTGACGGCTGTGGCGCTGATCTTTGCCATCTTTTTGATCAAGCCGTCACCGTTTTGTGTGTTGGATGAGGTTGACGCACCGCTTGATGATGCCAATATCGGCCGCTTTAACGATATGGTCAAAGAGATGTCGCGCTCTTCGCAATTTGTGGTTATTACCCACAACACCCGCACCATGGAGATTGCCGATACCCTGTTTGGTGTCACCATGGAAGAGCCGGGTGTCTCCTCGCTGGTAGCCGTGCGCATGGATGAATTGGCGGCGAGTTAACGGCTCCTATAGCGGAGCTTTTGGGAACGTCGACAGCTTTTATAGCAAACGGAAGGAGAGTTCATGCCGTTCAAGCATCTTCTTACACCTCTGGTGGAAAATGGTCAGGGGGTTAGTTGTGCCATTATTGCCGATTGGGATGGAGAAGCCGTTGATTGGTTCTCCTGCTGGGCGGAGATGGACGATTTGAAGATTTTTGGCGCCCATCAAGGGATCTTGCTCAGCCATTTCCGTCGCTGTCTCAATGCAAACCGATTTGGTGCCATTGAAGAAATTGCCATTCGCGCTGAGAATGTAGATTGGTTTGTGTTTCCCATCACAACAGAGTATTATCTGGCTCTTTGCGCTGAGTCCGACCGATTCAGTGCCCTCATTCGTCAGGCGGCACGTCACTGTGTCGAAGAACTTCGCCTGGAGTTTGAGGTGTAAGGGATTTAAACGCCTATCCCAGGGCGTCGGCGCAGGGTTTTGTGTTTTTTATGAATAATCAATAGGAAAAAATAACCAGTTATGCAGTGCTCAGAACTAATGAATAGTGTGTATCAATCGTGGCGTTCTGTGGGTGAATTCTTTTCAGGGCTTATGGCTCAACTGACAGTGTTTTTTCAGCAGGCAGTTGCCTGGCTGGTTGCGCTTTATGCCCAGTGGGGCGTTCCGGTCGAAAAGCAACTTCTTGCCGCGTATGCAACACTGTATCTGGTTGGGACAGTGTTGGTCCTGTTCCTGGTTTGGCGGTTGGTTCGCCGTCGTCGCCGTAAATCGCTGCAGCCTCCGGCACCCGAATCCGGCGAAGAGGTTTCAGGCGCGGCTTTTGAACCGGCCCCGCAAGAGGGTGTTGCGACGTCAGCAGAAGCTCCGACACCTGAAAGTCTGACCGAGCCGGTTTCACTCTATGACCGGATGCGTTCCGGATTATCCAAAACCAGCTCAGCCCTCATCGGCCGTATTGATTCGTTGTTCAGTGGGGCATCCACGGTGAATCAGGATGTGATTGAGGAGCTTGAAGAGATTCTGATTACCGCCGACTTTGGCATGAAAACCACGCAAATGCTGGTTGATGGGTTTCAGCAGCGTGCAAAAGAGCTTAAACAGGCGGATGCGGATCAGTTGCGCGAACTGCTTAAAGATGAAATTCGCCGTTTGCTCGATGTGAATGCCGAGCCGCTAGCCCTTGACCGCCATAGCCCTTTTGTTTTGATGGTGATTGGCGTGAATGGTGTCGGGAAAACGACCACAATCGGCAAGTTGGCGCAGCAATTTTCTTCGCAGGGTAAAAAGGTTGTCCTGGGGGCGGCAGACACCTTCCGGGCGGCTGCGGCCGACCAGCTCGAAGTATGGGGTGAGCGGTCCGGTGTCAAAGTGATTCGTCATGATGAAGGGGCGGACCCCGCTGCGGTTGCTTTTGACGCTGCGAAGGCCGCTGTGGCCCGTAATGCCGATATTCTCATTCTCGACACGGCAGGTCGTCTGCACACCAAGGTCAACCTGATGGAAGAGATGAAGAAATTGTACCGGGTTCTTGGCCGTGAAATTGATGAGGCTCCCCATGAAACGTTGCTGGTGCTTGATGCGACAACCGGACAAAACGCTTTGGTACAAGCGCGATTATTCAAAGAAGCTGTTGGTGTTACCGGGATTGCCTTGACGAAGTTGGATGGCACGGCCAAGGGCGGTATGGCGGTGGCCATCGGCGCCGAATTGGGGTTGCCGGTTCGCTTTGTCGGTGTTGGTGAAGGGATTGAGGATTTACGCCCGTTTGATCCACAGATGTTTGTCGACGCTCTTTTCGAAAAACGTTAACTTTCTTGACATTTTGCAGAGGTTTACTTAACCTCATACTACTATCGAATAAATGGCTATGAGTTTGGATATTTTAGTCCGTCTGGAAGAAAAAATAGATCGGCTGCTTGCCTATAAAGAACAGCTGGAGCAGGAATGTAAACGACTGAATGAGGAGAAAGACAGCCTTGTTCAGGAACGTGAATTTGTCAGCCAGGAGTTAGACCGAATTCTGTCCCGGCTGGACTTTCTTGATCAGGAGAGCTCTTGAAGCAATCGGTTCGGGTGACGATATTAGGTCAGGATTTCTCAATACGGAGCACATGTTCCGTGGAAGAGGTGCAGAAAGTGGCTGCCTATGTCGATGCCCGTATCGCTGAAGTGATGGCTGCCGGTGCCACAGCAGATACGCTGGGAGCGACGGTTCTCGCACTTATGAACGTGGCTGGATTGTATTTAGAAAGCCTACGTGAGCTGGAACGGGCGCAAAGTGCGATGTCACAGTCGTTACAGACGTTAGACGACAAATTATCCTCCGCGTTGCCCGAATAAATCGGGCGACGAGCGATAAGCCACCGGTTTTCGATTGTGAGATCGGGATATGGCAAAGAAGTTCAAGTCAACACATCTTGATAAATAGACGCCGATTCGGCTTTTTATTGTAATGCTCCGGTTCGGACCTGATGTGCCGGTGCTTTAGATATTGACTGTTCGCTCGTGGTAGTCTGAGTCTCAGGCTGTTCGCGACGGTTCCCGCCCCAAATACCCCTGTCTTGTCGATTGTCCTCCGGTAGGCTGCTATGGAGCAGAATGCCCAAACATCGCGTTCGAGAAAAACAACTGCAACAACGGCTCTCTCTGGATGTGGACGAATACTGTCGTCTCAGTCGGCGTGCCCAGCAACGTCTTCTGAGCTTGACGCTGTTTGAGCAGGCTCAGACGATTGCTCTTTATTCACCGATCCGGCAGGAAGTTGAAACGACATTGTTGTTTGATGAAGCTTTGCGAGCGCACAAATGCGTGGTGTTTCCTCAGGTCAAAGATGGGCGAATGTCTTTTGCGATCACTCCTGATACGCATAGCTTTTGTCCCGGTTGTTTTGGTGTTCTGGAGCCCACCGGATGTCAGCAGGTAACTGTGGACCAGTTGGACCTTGTTGTTGTGCCGGGCGTTGCCTTTGGTCGCTGTGGCTCGCGGCTGGGATATGGTAAAGGGTTTTACGATCAGACGTTCGAGGTGCGACCATCATCCTGTCTCCTCGTTGGTCTGGGGTTTTCTTTTCAACTTGAAGATGATTTGCCTAAAGAATCTCATGATGTCGGTCTGGATTATATTGTGACCGATGAAGAGGTCTTGGCGTTCTGATTCGGGTCAGTAAGGTGGTTGCACAAAGGCCGTTCCCGGCTTTTGTGGCCACGGTTTTGAACGTGAAATCTTCAAAACCGCACAGAATTGCCGGGTTGCAAATGTGCCCGACAGTTTTGGTTGCCCATCTATGGGCTCCGCGAGCCTTTTTGCCGTAGGCTCTAACAACAATTACTCTTTTACGCATTGAAGCGCAGGAGGTTTAAGTGGATACAGTAACAGGTAGCATCATGATATTGATTGCCGTCGCCGGAGGGGCTCTCGTCGGTGCCTACGTGCGTCGTCGACTCGATGAGTCGCAGATGGGCAGTGCCCAACAGTTGGCATCACAAATTGTTGAAGATGGAAAAAAAGAAGCTGAAACCATCCGCAAAGAAGCGGAGTTGCAGGCAAAAGATACGGTTCTGAAAGCCAAGGCCGAGTGGGAAAAAGAAGCTAAAGAGTTGCGGCGCGAACTTCAGGGGCAGGAGCGGCGACTGATTCAGCGTGAAGAAAATCTTGATCGCAAAGATCGGGTTCTTGAAACACGCGATAAGGAAGCTCAGCAACGTGAGCGCGAGTTGGCGACTCAAGAAGGTGCGATTCAGCAGCGCGAAAAGAAGGCCGAGCAGTTGGTTGAAGAGCAAATGGCACGACTTGAACAGATCTCTGGTATGACCGGTGAAGAAGCGCGTCAACACCTGATGGAGACGATGGAAAGCCAGGCACGTCACGATGCTGCTAAGCGAATCAAACAGATTGAGGATGAGGCACGCGAAAGTGCCGACAAAAAAGCCAAAGAAATTCTGTCGTTGGCGATTCAGCGTTATGCCGGTGATTATGTCGCCGAAAAAACCGTCAGCGTTGTGCCCCTGCCTTCCGATGAAATGAAAGGTCGAATTATTGGTCGCGAAGGTCGGAATATTCGGGCCATTGAAGCTGCGGCGGGTATTGACCTGATTATTGACGATACACCGGAGGCGGTGATTATTTCCGGATTCAACCCGGTGCGACGTGAGATTGCCCGTCTGGCGTTGGAAAAGTTGGTCACCGATGGTCGTATCCATCCCGCCCGAATTGAAGAGATTGTTCAAAAAGCGGAAGAAGATGTGAATCAATCGATTCGTGAGTCTGGAGAACAGGCGACCTTCGACGTTGGGGTGCATGGCATCCATCCTGAAGTGGTTAAGTTGATCGGGCGGCTTAAATATCGGACGTCCTATGGTCAGAATATTCTCAAGCATTCGCTCGAGGTCGCATTTTTGTGCGGCGTGATGGCTGCGGAATTAGGGATCAATGTCAAGCAGGCCAAGCGAGCCGGCTTACTTCATGACCTTGGTAAGGCGGTTGACCATGAGGTCGAAGGCTCTCACGCTATGATTGGTGCTGATCTGGCACGCAAGTATGGTGAATCGCCGGAGATTGTGCATGCCATTGTTGCTCACCATGAAGAGGAGAAGCCGTCCAGTGTTCTGGCGGTTCTGGTTCAGGCGGCGGATGCATTGTCCGGTGCTCGTCCGGGAGCACGACGTGAAATGTTGGAAACCTATGTCAAACGTCTTGAAGAGTTGGAGCGTATCGGCACTTCGTTCAACGGGGTCGACAGTTGCTACGCGATTCAGGCGGGCCGCGAAGTGCGTGTGATGGTTTCCAGCGATCAAGTCTCCGATGCCCATTCTCATGTGCTCGCCAAAGATATCGCTGCCAAGATTGAGGCCGAAATGACCTATCCGGGGCAAATCAAGGTTAATGTTATTCGTGAAACCCGTGCCGTTGATTATGCCAAGTAGTCAAAGTGAGGCTGTACTGTGAAACTGCTCTTTGTTGGGGATATTGTTGGTCGGGCTGGTCGACAGCTGTTGTCGCGTTGTCTTGATCGGTTGGTTGATCGTCATGCCGTTGATTTCGTTGTCGTCAACGGCGAGAATGCTGCCGGCGGTTTTGGGCTGACGGAAGATGTGGTACGCGAGTTTCGCAAACTCGGTGTGCATGTCATCACCTCCGGTAATCATATCTGGGATAAGCGGGAGTTTGCCGCGCAACTGGATCGGTTTGACGATGTGTTGCGGCCGGGAAATTATCCCGAGGGGGCACCGGGGCGTGGCTTGGGCTTATATGAAACCAGCGCTGGAATTAAGGTGGCGGTGATTAACCTGGAAGGCCGCGTTTTTATGAATAACCTCGATTGCCCGTTTCGACTTGCCGATCAGTATCTGGCCAGTCTCCCTGATGATGTCCGGGTGGTGATGGTGGATTTCCATGCCGAGGCCACCAGCGAAAAGATGGCTCTGGGCCATTATCTTGATGGGCGCGTGTCTGCTGTTGTGGGAACGCATACCCATGTTCCCACTGCGGATGAGCATATCTTGCCGGGAGGGACGGCGTATCAGACCGATGTCGGCATGACCGGCAGTCGCGATTCCGTGATTGGAATCCGCAAGGAGATTGCGGTGGAGAAATTTATCACCCAGCTTCCAGCGCGGTTTGAAGTTGCCAAAAAAGATCCTGTCCTCTGTGCCGTCCTGGTTGATATTGACGAATCCACCGGTCAGGCTCGCCATATTGAGCGGGTCATGGAAGTGGCGGAATAGTTCTTTGTGATTGATGACCCTATCGAGTGAATTGAAGGTATTGAAAATGAATTTTGTCGAAGAGCTGACTTGGCGGGGCATGATCCACGATATCATGCCCGGAACCGAAGAACAGTTGCAAAAGGAGATGACCTCCGCGTATGTCGGCATCGATCCCACGGCCGATTCGTTGCATATCGGCCATCTGGTCAGCGTCATGATGCTTAAACATTTCCAGCTTGCCGGCCATAAGCCTATTGCGCTTATAGGCGGCGCAACCGGTATGATTGGTGACCCGTCCGGGAAGTCGGCAGAGCGCAATCTGCTCGATGAGAAAACCCTGCGCCACAACCAGAACTGCATCAAGAAGCAGTTGGCGAAGTTTCTCGATTTTGATTCTGATGCCGCCAATGCCGCAGAGCTGGTTAATAATTATGATTGGATGAAGGAATTCAGCTTCCTTGAATTTATCCGCGATATCGGCAAGCACATCACGGTCAATTACATGATGGCCAAGGATAGTGTAAAAAAGCGGCTCAGCGAAGAATCCAAAGTGGGGCTGTCGTTTACGGAATTTACTTATCAGTTGGTTCAGGGGACCGACTTTCTCCATCTGTATCGCGAAAAGAACTGCAAATTGCAGATGGGGGGCTCAGACCAGTGGGGCAATATCACCACCGGCACGGAATTGGTTCGGCGTAAAGAGTCTGGCGAGGTGTTTGCTCTGACCTGCCCACTCATAACCAAGGCCGATGGCGGCAAGTTCGGTAAAACGGAAAGCGGCAACGTCTGGCTTGATGCAAGATTGACCACGCCCTACAAGTTTTATCAATTCTGGCTCAATGTGTCAGATGCCGATGCAGAGAAATATATCAAGATCTTCACCTTGTTAAATAGGGATGAAGTGGCCGCGCTGGTCAAGGAGCAGGAGGCCGCTCCACATGAACGTCCTTTGCAAAAGCGCTTGGCGCGGGAAGTGACGTGCATGGTTCATAGCGAAGAGGAGTACGATAAGGCTGTCGAGGCTTCACAAATCCTGTTCGGCAAGGCCACGACGGAAAGTCTGGCACGGCTGGATAAAGAAACCTTCCTGTCTGTATTTGAAGGCGTGCCGACCTTTGACGTTGCACGAAATAAAATTGATGACGGTGTGCCGGTTGTCGAGTTGCTTGCAGCCGAAACGGCGGCCTTCCCGTCAAAAGGGGAGCTGCGGCGCACGATTAAAGGCAACGGGCTGAGCCTCAATAAGGCCAAAGTGACGGATCAGGAGTATCTGGTAACAGCAAACGACCTGATTAATGGATCATATATTCTCGTTCAGAAGGGCAAGAAGAACTACTATATTATCGAAGCGGTTTGAAGCTCCGGTAAGCCTTTTCAGGCAGCGGTTACTCCCCTGGAAAAATAAAATGGAAGGGCGTGTCTTTTTTACCTGTTTCGCTGTTGACAGGGGTGCCTCAGTTCGTATATAACTCTGCCTCCGTCGCCGAAAACATAGTACGCAAGTGACGAGTAGGCAAGTCGGAAAAAATAGATAAGAAAAGCAAGTCGGTCTTTGAAAACTGAATAGCAGACAGCAACGTAAGATTGCAGAAACATTAAGCAATAAAATGAGTAACAAACAGAATTAAATAATTCAGTTATATAACTGGAGAGTTTGATCCTGGCTCAGAACGAACGCTGGCGGCGTGCCTAACACATGCAAGTCGAACGAGAAAGTTTCCTTCGGGAAATGAGTAGAGTGGCGCACGGGTGAGTAACACGTGGATAATCTGCCTGATAATCTGGGATAACATTTCGAAAGAAGTGCTAATACCGGATAAGCCCACAGTATCTTCGGGTACAGCGGGAAAAGATGGCCTCTTCATGAAAGCTATTGTTATCAGATGAGTCCGCGGTCCATTAGCTAGTTGGTGGGGTAATGGCCCACCAAGGCGACGATGGATAGCTGGTTTGAGAGAATGATCAGCCACACTGGAACTGAGACACGGTCCAGACTCCTACGGGAGGCAGCAGTGGGGAATCTTGCGCAATGGGGGCAACCCTGACGCAGCAACGCCGCGTGAGTGATGAAGGTTTTCGGATCGTAAAGCTCTGTCAAGAGGGAAGAAACCTTTGTTGGCTAATACCCAACAGAATTGACGGTACCTCTAGAGGAAGCACCGGCTAACTCCGTGCCAGCAGCCGCGGTAATACGGAGGGTGCAAGCGTTGTTCGGAATTATTGGGCGTAAAGCGCGTGTAGGCGGTTTGTTAAGTCTGATGTGAAAGCCCCGGGCTCAACCTGGGAAGTGCATTGGAAACTGGCAAACTTGAGTACGGGAGAGGAAAGTGGAATTTCGAGTGTAGGGGTGAAATCCGTAGATATTCGAAGGAACACCAGTGGCGAAGGCGGCTTTCTGGACCGATACTGACGCTGAGACGCGAAAGCGTGGGGAGCAAACAGGATTAGATACCCTGGTAGTCCACGCCGTAAACGATGGGTACTAGGTGTTGCGGGTATTGACCCCTGCAGTGCCGAAGCTAACGCATTAAGTACCCCGCCTGGGGAGTACGGCCGCAAGGCTAAAACTCAAAGGAATTGACGGGGGCCCGCACAAGCGGTGGAGCATGTGGTTTAATTCGACGCAACGCGAAGAACCTTACCTGGGCTTGACATCCCGATCGTACCTTATGGAAACATTTGGGTCAGTTCGGCTGGATCGGTGACAGGTGCTGCATGGCTGTCGTCAGCTCGTGTCGTGAGATGTTGGGTTAAGTCCCGCAACGAGCGCAACCCTTGTCCTTAGTTGCCATCATTAAGTTGGGCACTCTAGGGAGACTGCCGGTGTTAAACCGGAGGAAGGTGGGGACGACGTCAAGTCATCATGGCCCTTATGTCCAGGGCTACACACGTGCTACAATGGTCGGTACAAAGGGCAGCGATACCGTGAGGTGGAGCGAATCCCAAAAAGCCGGTCTCAGTTCGGATTGGAGTCTGCAACTCGACTCCATGAAGTTGGAATCGCTAGTAATCGCGGATCAGCATGCCGCGGTGAATACGTTCCCGGGCCTTGTACACACCGCCCGTCACACCACGGGAGTTGATTGTACCTGAAATCGGTGGGCTAACCTTCGGGAGGCAGCCGCTTATGGTATGATCGGTAACTGGGGTGAAGTCGTAACAAGGTAGCCGTAGGGGAACCTGCGGCTGGATCACCTCCTTTCTAAGGAGCCTACCTGCTTCGTAAGAAGCAAGGCATCCTGGTCAATCTCTTGGCTTAGGCCAAGAAGACCTGACAATCTTACAGTCTGCTATTTAGTTTTGAAAGACCGGCACGTACGGTCTTTGAAGAGACGAAGCGTACGGGCTAGTAGCTCAGCTGGCTAGAGCACACGACTGATAATCGTGAGGTCGGAGGTTCAAGTCCTCCCTGGCCCACCAAAGTCTATTGGGGGTGTAGCTCAGTTGGGAGAGCGCCTGCCTTGCACGCAGGAGGTCATCGGTTCGAACCCGTTCACCTCCACCAATGATTTACGATCTTTGACAATTGCATAAGACGACAAACGAAATTGCGCATCATT
Protein-coding sequences here:
- a CDS encoding cell division protein ZapA → MKQSVRVTILGQDFSIRSTCSVEEVQKVAAYVDARIAEVMAAGATADTLGATVLALMNVAGLYLESLRELERAQSAMSQSLQTLDDKLSSALPE
- a CDS encoding cell division protein ZapB, giving the protein MSLDILVRLEEKIDRLLAYKEQLEQECKRLNEEKDSLVQEREFVSQELDRILSRLDFLDQESS
- the tyrS gene encoding tyrosine--tRNA ligase, whose translation is MNFVEELTWRGMIHDIMPGTEEQLQKEMTSAYVGIDPTADSLHIGHLVSVMMLKHFQLAGHKPIALIGGATGMIGDPSGKSAERNLLDEKTLRHNQNCIKKQLAKFLDFDSDAANAAELVNNYDWMKEFSFLEFIRDIGKHITVNYMMAKDSVKKRLSEESKVGLSFTEFTYQLVQGTDFLHLYREKNCKLQMGGSDQWGNITTGTELVRRKESGEVFALTCPLITKADGGKFGKTESGNVWLDARLTTPYKFYQFWLNVSDADAEKYIKIFTLLNRDEVAALVKEQEAAPHERPLQKRLAREVTCMVHSEEEYDKAVEASQILFGKATTESLARLDKETFLSVFEGVPTFDVARNKIDDGVPVVELLAAETAAFPSKGELRRTIKGNGLSLNKAKVTDQEYLVTANDLINGSYILVQKGKKNYYIIEAV
- the ftsY gene encoding signal recognition particle-docking protein FtsY is translated as MAQLTVFFQQAVAWLVALYAQWGVPVEKQLLAAYATLYLVGTVLVLFLVWRLVRRRRRKSLQPPAPESGEEVSGAAFEPAPQEGVATSAEAPTPESLTEPVSLYDRMRSGLSKTSSALIGRIDSLFSGASTVNQDVIEELEEILITADFGMKTTQMLVDGFQQRAKELKQADADQLRELLKDEIRRLLDVNAEPLALDRHSPFVLMVIGVNGVGKTTTIGKLAQQFSSQGKKVVLGAADTFRAAAADQLEVWGERSGVKVIRHDEGADPAAVAFDAAKAAVARNADILILDTAGRLHTKVNLMEEMKKLYRVLGREIDEAPHETLLVLDATTGQNALVQARLFKEAVGVTGIALTKLDGTAKGGMAVAIGAELGLPVRFVGVGEGIEDLRPFDPQMFVDALFEKR
- the rny gene encoding ribonuclease Y → MILIAVAGGALVGAYVRRRLDESQMGSAQQLASQIVEDGKKEAETIRKEAELQAKDTVLKAKAEWEKEAKELRRELQGQERRLIQREENLDRKDRVLETRDKEAQQRERELATQEGAIQQREKKAEQLVEEQMARLEQISGMTGEEARQHLMETMESQARHDAAKRIKQIEDEARESADKKAKEILSLAIQRYAGDYVAEKTVSVVPLPSDEMKGRIIGREGRNIRAIEAAAGIDLIIDDTPEAVIISGFNPVRREIARLALEKLVTDGRIHPARIEEIVQKAEEDVNQSIRESGEQATFDVGVHGIHPEVVKLIGRLKYRTSYGQNILKHSLEVAFLCGVMAAELGINVKQAKRAGLLHDLGKAVDHEVEGSHAMIGADLARKYGESPEIVHAIVAHHEEEKPSSVLAVLVQAADALSGARPGARREMLETYVKRLEELERIGTSFNGVDSCYAIQAGREVRVMVSSDQVSDAHSHVLAKDIAAKIEAEMTYPGQIKVNVIRETRAVDYAK
- a CDS encoding 5-formyltetrahydrofolate cyclo-ligase; this encodes MPKHRVREKQLQQRLSLDVDEYCRLSRRAQQRLLSLTLFEQAQTIALYSPIRQEVETTLLFDEALRAHKCVVFPQVKDGRMSFAITPDTHSFCPGCFGVLEPTGCQQVTVDQLDLVVVPGVAFGRCGSRLGYGKGFYDQTFEVRPSSCLLVGLGFSFQLEDDLPKESHDVGLDYIVTDEEVLAF
- a CDS encoding TIGR00282 family metallophosphoesterase; the protein is MKLLFVGDIVGRAGRQLLSRCLDRLVDRHAVDFVVVNGENAAGGFGLTEDVVREFRKLGVHVITSGNHIWDKREFAAQLDRFDDVLRPGNYPEGAPGRGLGLYETSAGIKVAVINLEGRVFMNNLDCPFRLADQYLASLPDDVRVVMVDFHAEATSEKMALGHYLDGRVSAVVGTHTHVPTADEHILPGGTAYQTDVGMTGSRDSVIGIRKEIAVEKFITQLPARFEVAKKDPVLCAVLVDIDESTGQARHIERVMEVAE